In the Acomys russatus chromosome 11, mAcoRus1.1, whole genome shotgun sequence genome, one interval contains:
- the Mdga1 gene encoding LOW QUALITY PROTEIN: MAM domain-containing glycosylphosphatidylinositol anchor protein 1 (The sequence of the model RefSeq protein was modified relative to this genomic sequence to represent the inferred CDS: deleted 1 base in 1 codon), translating to MEVTCLILLALIPFHCRGQGVYAPAQAQIVHAGQACVVKEDNISERVYTIRESDTLVLQCLVTGHPRPQVRWTKTAGSASDKFQETSVFNETLRIERIARTQGGRYYCKAENGVGVPAIKSIRVDVQYLDEPVLTVHQTVSDVRGNFYQEKTVFLRCTVSSNPPARFIWKRGSDTLSHSQDNGVDIYEPLYTQGETKVLKLKNLRPQDYASYTCQVSVRNVCGIPDKAITFLLTNTTAPPALKLSVNETLVVNPGETVTVQCLLTGGDPLPQLHWSHGPGPLPLGALAQGGTLSIPSVQARDSGYYNNCTATNNVGNPAKKTVNLLVRSLKNATFQITPDVIKESENIQLGQDLKLSCHVDAVPQEKVTYQWFKNGKPARMSKRLLVTRNDPELPAITSSLELIDLHFSDYGTYLCLASFPGSPVPDLSVEVNISSETVPPSISVPKGRAVVTVREGSPAELQCEVRGKPRPPVLWSRVDKEATLLPSGLALEETPDGKLRLERVSRDMSGTYRCQTARYNGFNVRPREAQVQLTVHFPPEVEPSFLDVRQALGRPVLLRCSLLRGSPQRIASAVWRFKGQLLPPPPVVSAAAAEAPDHADLRLDALTRDSSGSYECSVSNDVGSATCLFQVSAKAYSPEFYFDTPNPTRSHKLSKNYSYVLQWTQREPDAVDPVLNYRLSIRQLNQHNALVKAIPVRRVEKGQLLEYILSDLRVPHSYEVRLTPYTTFGAGDMASRIIHYTEPINSPNLSDNTCHFEDEKICGYTQDLTDNFDWTRQNALTQNPKRSPNTGPPTDISGTPEGYYMFIETSRPRELGDRARLVSPVYNASAKFYCVSFFYHMYGKHIGSLNLLVRSRNKGALDTHAWSLSGNKGNVWQQAHVPINPSGPFQIIFEGVRGSGYLGDIAIDDVTLKKGECPRRQMDPNKVVVMPGSGAPRLSSPQLWGSMAIFLLALQR from the exons CTCCAGCCCAGGCCCAGATCGTGCATGCCGGGCAGGCCTGTGTGGTGAAGGAGGACAATATCAGTGAGCGAGTCTACACCATCCGGGAGAGCGACACCCTGGTGCTGCAGTGCCTGGTCACCGGACACCCTCGGCCCCAG GTGCGGTGGACCAAAACTGCTGGCAGCGCATCCGACAAGTTCCAGGAGACATCTGTATTCAACGAGACTCTGCGGATCGAGCGCATAGCCCGCACCCAGGGTGGCCGCTACTACTGCAAGGCGGAGAACGGAGTGGGCGTGCCAGCCATCAAGTCTATCCGCGTGGATGTGCAGT ACTTGGATGAGCCCGTGCTGACAGTGCACCAGACTGTGAGCGACGTCCGAGGCAACTTCTACCAGGAGAAGACCGTGTTTCTACGCTGCACCGTCAGCTCCAACCCACCTGCCCGTTTTATCTGGAAGCGGGGCTCCGACACCCTCTCCCACAGCCAGGACAATGGGGTTGACATCTATGAGCCTCTCTACACCCAG GGGGAGACGAAGGTCTTGAAGCTGAAGAACTTGCGGCCCCAAGACTATGCCAGCTACACCTGCCAGGTGTCTGTGCGTAATGTGTGTGGCATCCCAGACAAGGCCATCACCTTCCTGCTCACCAACACCACAG CACCGCCAGCCTTGAAGCTGTCTGTGAATGAAACTCTGGTGGTGAACCCTGGGGAGACGGTGACAGTGCAGTGTCTGCTGACGGGTGGcgatcccctcccccagctgcatTGGTCCCACGGACCTGGCCCACTGCCCCTGGGTGCTCTGGCTCAAGGTGGTACCCTCAGCATCCCTTCAGTGCAGGCCCGGGACTCTGGCTACTACAACAACTGCACAGCCACCAACAATGTAGGCAACCCGGCCAAGAAGACGGTCAACCTGCTGGTGCGAT CCTTGAAGAACGCCACATTTCAGATCACCCCCGACGTGATCAAGGAGAGTGAGAACATTCAACTGGGCCAGGACCTGAAGCTGTCGTGCCACGTGGACGCGGTGCCCCAGGAGAAGGTGACCTACCAGTGG TTTAAAAATGGCAAGCCAGCACGCATGTCCAAGCGGCTGTTGGTGACTCGGAACGACCCTGAGTTGCCCGCCATCACCAGCAGCCTGGAGCTCATCGACCTGCACTTTAGTGACTACGGCACCTACCTGTGCCTGGCTTCCTTCCCGGGGTCACCCGTGCCTGACCTCAGCGTAGAGGTCAACATCTCCTCTGAGACAG TGCCGCCCTCCATCAGTGTGCCCAAGGGCCGCGCGGTGGTGACCGTGCGCGAGGGCTCTCCTGCTGAGCTCCAGTGTGAAGTGCGGGGCAAGCCCCGGCCACCGGTGCTGTGGTCTCGTGTGGACAAGGAAGCCACCCTGCTGCCCTCGGGGCTGGCCCTGGAAGAGACTCCGGATGGGAAGCTACGGCTGGAGCGCGTGAGCCGCGACATGAGCGGCACCTACCGCTGCCAGACGGCTCGCTACAATGGTTTCAACGTCCGACCCCGGGAGGCTCAGGTGCAGCTGACGGTGCACT TCCCGCCAGAGGTGGAACCCAGTTTTCTGGACGTGCGCCAGGCGCTGGGCCGGCCTGTGCTCCTGCGCTGCTCGCTCCTGCGCGGCAGCCCCCAGCGCATCGCCTCGGCGGTGTGGCGCTTCAAAGGACAGCTGCTGCCCCCGCCGCCTGTTGTCTCCGCCGCTGCCGCCGAGGCCCCCGATCACGCGGACCTGCGTCTGGACGCCCTGACTCGGGACAGCAGCGGTAGCTACGAGTGCAGCGTTTCCAACGATGTGGGCTCAGCCACTTGCCTCTTCCAGGTCTCCG CCAAAGCCTACAGCCCGGAGTTTTACTTcgacacccccaaccccacccgcAGCCACAAGCTGTCCAAGAACTACTCGTATGTGCTACAGTGGACGCAGAGGGAGCCGGACGCTGTGGACCCTGTGCTCAACTACAGACTCAGCATCCGCCAG TTGAACCAGCACAATGCCTTGGTCAAGGCCATCCCTGTTCGGCGTGTGGAGAAGGGGCAGCTGCTGGAGTACATCCTGAGTGACCTCCGTGTGCCCCACAGCTACGAGGTCCGCCTCACACCCTACACCACCTTTGGGGCCGGTGACATGGCTTCCCGGATCATCCACTACACAGAGC CTATCAACTCGCCCAACCTGTCAG ACAACACCTGTCATTTTGAGGACGAGAAGATCTGCGGTTATACCCAGGATCTCACGGACAACTTTGACTGGACACGGCAGAATGCTCTTACCCAGAACCCCAAGCGGTCCCCCAATACCGGTCCCCCTACTGACATCAGTGGCACCCCTGAAG GTTATTACATGTTCATTGAGACATCCAGACCCCGGGAGCTGGGGGACCGTGCAAGGCTCGTGAGTCCTGTGTACAACGCTAGCGCCAAGTTCTACTGCGTCTCTTTTTTCTACCACATGTACGGGAAGCACATCG GCTCCCTCAACCTTCTGGTGCGGTCCAGGAACAAAGGCGCTCTGGACACACATGCCTGGTCTCTCAGTGGTAACAAGGGCAATGTGTGGCAGCAGGCCCATGTGCCCATCAACCCCAGTGGGCCCTTCCAG ATTATTTTTGAGGGGGTTCGAGGCTCGGGCTACCTGGGGGATATTGCCATAGATGATGTCACACTGAAGAAGGGAGAGTGTCCccggaggcagatggatcccaaCAAAG